The window GATCCCCGAATTTTTCCATGATGCCGGATGGGGAACGCTCACGATGGTCCATTCGAAAAAACAGGAAATTGAGTTTGAGCTCGAAGGTCCACTTGTATCAAATCGAATCACCTATCAAAAGGAGCCATGCTTTCAGATGGAAGCGGGTTTTATTGCTGAACAAATTCAGCTTCTCAACGAGCACGTGGCTGAATCTTATGAACAAGTGAAAAAGCGTGCTGATAAAGTCATTTTAACCGTTAAATGGGATTTAAGAGACCCTAGCTAACACTCTTTATGAAAGGCGCGGACTTCAGGTCACGCCTTTTTGTAGTCTTCTTCTATCATAGCATACTTAGTGAATGGGTTTACGCACGTTTTCCTTTCTGGTATGCGGCGCTTTCCATTAAAAAAGAGGTGCACTCTTTCATGAGATACACCTCCCTGCCTTTTTAAGAGTGAGCAGCTGCACTCACCTTTGATAAATCAAACGCATCATGCAGCGCTTCAACTGCTTTGACCATATCATCTCGGCCAACCACTGTTGAGACTTTGATTTCAGACGTACTGACCATTTTCACTTGTATGTCTTTTTCCGCTAACACAGCGAACATTTCAGCGGCTACGCCTGGATTTGAAACCATACCAGATCCAACGATAGATACTTTGGCTAATTTACTTTCTGTCTCGATCTGCTCGTAGCCAAGCGCTCCTTTATACTCTTCTAATACTTCAACTGTTTTGGACAAATCATCCGTTTTCACAGAGAAAGAGATGGACGTCTGATTGGTGCTTGTGACGGACTGAATGATGATATCGACATTGATATTTTGCTTCGCAAGCGTCGTAAAGATGGTCGACAATGTGGTGAGGCCGCTTGAAAGACCGCACACCGTCACGCGTGTAATCTGATCCTCAAATGCAATGCCTCTGAC is drawn from Bacillus pumilus and contains these coding sequences:
- a CDS encoding YslB family protein; translated protein: MNKFESNLEQLKEIEVNGFAYELIREVLLPDILGQDHSSMMYFAGKLLARKFPQESWEKIPEFFHDAGWGTLTMVHSKKQEIEFELEGPLVSNRITYQKEPCFQMEAGFIAEQIQLLNEHVAESYEQVKKRADKVILTVKWDLRDPS